The following are encoded in a window of Tessaracoccus flavescens genomic DNA:
- the rplV gene encoding 50S ribosomal protein L22: MSNENGNSRRREALLGDRDGSYAIARHVRMSPTKVRRVIDLVRGMDVKDALVALKFAPQAASEPVYKVVASAVANAETAEGMRADDLYISKAFVDEGVTLRRIRPRAKGSASRILKRGSHITVVVEPRETKGA; this comes from the coding sequence ATGAGCAACGAGAACGGCAACAGCCGTCGTCGCGAGGCCCTCCTGGGCGATCGCGACGGCTCGTACGCCATCGCGCGTCACGTCCGCATGAGCCCCACAAAGGTTCGTCGCGTCATCGACCTCGTCCGCGGCATGGACGTCAAGGACGCCCTTGTCGCCCTCAAGTTCGCCCCGCAGGCCGCTTCCGAGCCGGTCTACAAGGTCGTGGCCTCGGCCGTGGCCAACGCGGAGACGGCAGAGGGCATGCGCGCTGATGACCTGTACATTTCCAAGGCGTTCGTCGACGAGGGTGTCACCCTCCGACGGATCCGCCCCCGGGCCAAGGGATCGGCCAGCCGCATCCTGAAGCGCGGCTCGCACATCACCGTGGTCGTCGAACCTCGCGAGACGAAGGGAGCCTGA
- the rpmC gene encoding 50S ribosomal protein L29 — protein sequence MSKSLAAHDLRGLSRDQLNAKVVELKEELFGLRFQAATGQLESSSRLRNVRKDIARIYTVLQERNLGIVDEPAVEEK from the coding sequence ATGAGTAAGTCTCTCGCCGCACACGACCTTCGTGGTCTGTCGCGTGATCAGCTCAACGCAAAGGTCGTTGAGCTGAAGGAGGAACTGTTCGGTCTTCGCTTCCAGGCGGCCACCGGCCAGCTGGAGTCGAGCAGCCGTCTGCGCAACGTGCGTAAGGACATCGCCCGCATCTACACCGTGCTGCAGGAGCGCAACCTCGGCATCGTGGACGAGCCCGCCGTTGAGGAGAAGTGA
- the rplP gene encoding 50S ribosomal protein L16, producing the protein MLIPRRVKFRKQHHPKRDGAAKGGTKLAFGDYGIQSLESSYLTNRQIEAARIAMTRHIKRGGKVWINVYPDRPLTKKPAETRMGSGKGSPEWWVANIKPGRVLFELSGVPEDVAREAMRLAIHKLPFKARFIKREAGDN; encoded by the coding sequence ATGCTGATTCCTCGTCGAGTTAAGTTCCGTAAGCAGCACCACCCCAAGCGGGACGGCGCTGCCAAGGGCGGCACGAAGCTGGCCTTCGGCGACTACGGCATCCAGTCGCTGGAGTCCTCCTACCTGACCAACCGTCAGATCGAGGCAGCCCGTATCGCCATGACCCGTCACATCAAGCGTGGCGGTAAGGTCTGGATCAACGTGTACCCGGACCGCCCCCTTACCAAGAAGCCGGCCGAGACCCGCATGGGTTCCGGCAAGGGCTCGCCCGAGTGGTGGGTCGCCAACATCAAGCCCGGACGCGTCCTGTTCGAGCTCTCCGGCGTCCCCGAGGACGTTGCCCGCGAGGCAATGCGTCTGGCCATCCACAAGCTGCCCTTCAAGGCACGCTTCATCAAGCGCGAAGCAGGTGACAACTGA
- the rpsQ gene encoding 30S ribosomal protein S17, protein MSEEITTTEERNRRKVLQGVVVSDKMDKTIVVLVEDRVKHPLYGKVMTKSERLKAHDESNEAGIGDRVRVMETRPLSAQKRWRLVEIIERAK, encoded by the coding sequence ATGAGCGAAGAGATCACCACCACTGAAGAGCGCAACCGTCGCAAGGTCCTCCAGGGCGTTGTCGTGTCCGACAAGATGGACAAGACGATCGTCGTGCTGGTCGAAGACCGCGTGAAGCACCCGCTCTACGGCAAGGTCATGACCAAGTCGGAGCGCCTGAAGGCCCACGACGAGAGCAACGAAGCCGGCATCGGCGACCGCGTTCGCGTGATGGAGACCCGGCCGCTGTCGGCGCAGAAGCGCTGGCGCCTGGTCGAGATCATCGAGCGCGCCAAGTAA
- the rplD gene encoding 50S ribosomal protein L4, sunset domain variant, producing the protein MSDLTVDVIDAKGEKAGKAELPAELFDAQTNIPLIHQVVVAQLAAARQGTHDTKTRGEVRGGGIKPWRQKGTGRARHGSRRSPIWTGGGVVHGPTPRDYSQRTPKKMIAAALRGALSDRARDGQVFVISEIVSGEQPSTKAAIQSLTKVAGDISKVLVVLDRFEDVAWLSLRNAATVHALAVDQLNTYDVLVNEKVVFTSAALAAFVAGPATGKSVKAVATESEAAAEAPAAKAAPAKEAPADEAETAEGQYRGDNPPAGYDIKGNADSGKYHTPESPWYGRTKAEVWFNSTEAAEAAGFVPAVANNNEEKDK; encoded by the coding sequence ATGAGCGATCTGACCGTTGACGTGATCGACGCCAAGGGCGAGAAGGCCGGCAAGGCCGAGCTGCCTGCGGAGCTGTTCGACGCGCAGACCAACATCCCCCTGATCCACCAGGTCGTCGTGGCCCAGCTGGCCGCCGCCCGTCAGGGCACGCACGACACCAAGACCCGCGGCGAGGTCCGCGGCGGTGGCATCAAGCCGTGGCGCCAGAAGGGCACCGGCCGTGCACGTCACGGTTCGCGTCGCTCGCCGATCTGGACCGGCGGTGGCGTCGTCCACGGCCCGACCCCGCGTGACTACTCGCAGCGCACCCCCAAGAAGATGATCGCCGCCGCTCTGCGTGGCGCTCTCTCGGACCGCGCCCGCGACGGCCAGGTGTTCGTGATCTCGGAGATCGTCTCGGGCGAGCAGCCCTCGACGAAGGCCGCGATCCAGAGCCTGACCAAGGTTGCCGGAGACATCAGCAAGGTGCTCGTCGTGCTCGACCGCTTCGAGGACGTCGCCTGGCTGAGCCTGCGCAACGCGGCCACCGTGCACGCCCTCGCCGTCGACCAGCTCAACACCTACGACGTGCTGGTCAACGAGAAGGTCGTGTTCACCTCGGCAGCGCTTGCCGCGTTCGTCGCCGGCCCCGCGACCGGTAAGTCGGTCAAGGCCGTCGCCACCGAGTCTGAGGCCGCCGCCGAGGCTCCCGCCGCCAAGGCCGCTCCGGCCAAGGAGGCTCCGGCCGATGAGGCCGAGACCGCCGAGGGCCAGTACCGCGGCGACAACCCGCCTGCCGGCTACGACATCAAGGGCAACGCCGATTCCGGCAAGTACCACACGCCCGAGTCGCCTTGGTACGGCCGCACCAAGGCTGAGGTCTGGTTCAACAGCACCGAGGCCGCCGAGGCTGCCGGGTTCGTCCCGGCCGTCGCCAACAACAACGAGGAGAAGGACAAGTGA
- the pflA gene encoding pyruvate formate-lyase-activating protein encodes MSEALLDVPGRCSGSSTPPATRATMLGGIPVAEGLGRSELLAAQRLGEIGSVHSWELVTAVDGPGTRMTTFLAGCPLRCLYCHNPDTMSANRGVPVRAEDLLARIRRYRGVFLATKGGITLSGGEVLQQPAFAARILRGARAMGIHTAIDTSGFLGRNASDELLADVDLVLLDVKSGDPETYRRVTGRDLAPTLEFAHRLDALGIATWIRFVLVPGLTDDPANVALVADHAAGLGNVERVEVLPFHQMGQDKWAEIGMRYELADTRPPEADAVEAVREIFRSRSLLTY; translated from the coding sequence GTGAGCGAGGCGCTGCTGGACGTCCCGGGGCGGTGCTCCGGGTCGTCCACCCCTCCCGCCACGAGGGCGACCATGCTCGGCGGCATCCCCGTCGCCGAGGGCCTCGGTCGCTCCGAGCTGCTGGCCGCGCAGCGCCTGGGTGAGATCGGGTCGGTCCACTCCTGGGAGCTCGTCACGGCCGTCGACGGTCCGGGAACCCGGATGACGACCTTCCTTGCCGGGTGCCCGCTGCGCTGTCTCTACTGCCACAACCCGGACACGATGTCCGCCAACCGTGGAGTCCCCGTGAGAGCCGAGGACCTGCTGGCAAGGATCCGTCGTTACCGCGGCGTCTTCCTGGCCACTAAGGGAGGCATCACCCTCTCCGGCGGAGAGGTGCTGCAGCAGCCGGCGTTCGCGGCCCGGATCCTGCGCGGTGCCCGGGCGATGGGCATCCACACCGCGATCGACACCTCCGGGTTCCTCGGGCGCAACGCGAGCGACGAACTGCTCGCGGACGTGGACCTCGTCCTGCTGGATGTGAAGTCGGGCGATCCGGAGACCTACCGGAGGGTCACCGGCCGCGACCTCGCGCCCACCCTCGAGTTCGCGCACCGGCTTGATGCGCTCGGCATCGCGACGTGGATCCGCTTCGTGCTCGTCCCGGGCCTGACCGACGACCCCGCAAACGTCGCGCTCGTGGCCGACCACGCGGCGGGCCTGGGCAACGTCGAACGGGTCGAGGTGCTGCCCTTCCATCAGATGGGCCAGGACAAGTGGGCGGAGATCGGGATGCGTTACGAACTCGCAGACACCCGGCCCCCGGAAGCCGACGCCGTCGAGGCGGTCCGGGAGATCTTCCGTTCCCGCAGCCTGCTGACCTACTGA
- the rpsS gene encoding 30S ribosomal protein S19: protein MPRSLKKGPFVDDHLFKKVEVQNEKGTKNVIRTWSRRSMIIPDMLGHTIAVHDGRKHVPVFVTESMIGHKLGEFAPTRTFKGHVKDDKKARRR from the coding sequence ATGCCACGCAGCCTGAAGAAGGGCCCCTTCGTCGACGACCACCTGTTCAAGAAGGTGGAAGTTCAGAACGAAAAGGGCACCAAGAACGTCATCCGCACCTGGTCGCGCCGCTCGATGATCATCCCCGACATGCTGGGGCACACCATCGCGGTGCACGACGGTCGCAAGCATGTCCCGGTGTTCGTCACCGAGTCCATGATCGGTCACAAGCTGGGCGAGTTCGCTCCGACGCGTACCTTCAAGGGTCACGTGAAGGACGACAAGAAGGCCCGCCGCCGCTGA
- the rpsC gene encoding 30S ribosomal protein S3 translates to MGQKINPNGFRLGITTDHTSRWYSDKQYSQYVGEDVKIREYLTKTLERAGISSIEIERRSERVTIFLHAARPGIVIGRNGAEAERVRAELEKLTGKQVQLNILEVKNPEIDAQLVAQGIAEQLGARVAFRRAMRKAQQTAMRAGAKGIRIKCSGRLGGAEMSRSEGYRDGQVPLHTLRADIDYGFYEARTTFGRIGVKVWIYKGDVAGTRAERAAQKAARNNAPSGRQRPGRRPARGDRGDRPERGGRRRADAAQAEAPAAPATENAGA, encoded by the coding sequence ATGGGCCAGAAGATCAACCCGAACGGCTTCCGCCTCGGCATCACCACCGACCACACCTCCCGTTGGTACAGCGACAAGCAGTACTCGCAGTACGTCGGTGAGGATGTCAAGATCCGTGAGTACCTGACCAAGACTCTCGAGCGCGCAGGCATCTCGTCCATCGAGATCGAGCGTCGCTCCGAGCGCGTGACCATCTTCCTGCACGCCGCCCGCCCGGGCATCGTCATCGGACGCAACGGCGCCGAGGCGGAGCGCGTCCGCGCCGAGCTCGAGAAGCTCACCGGGAAGCAGGTTCAGCTGAACATCCTCGAGGTCAAGAACCCCGAGATCGACGCTCAGCTGGTCGCCCAGGGCATCGCCGAGCAGCTCGGCGCCCGTGTCGCCTTCCGTCGCGCCATGCGCAAGGCCCAGCAGACCGCCATGCGTGCGGGCGCCAAGGGTATCCGCATCAAGTGCTCCGGTCGTCTCGGCGGCGCGGAGATGTCGCGCTCCGAGGGTTACCGTGACGGCCAGGTGCCGCTGCACACCCTCCGCGCCGACATCGACTACGGCTTCTACGAGGCCCGCACCACCTTCGGCCGCATCGGCGTCAAGGTGTGGATCTACAAGGGAGACGTGGCAGGCACCCGCGCCGAGCGTGCAGCCCAGAAGGCCGCCCGCAACAACGCGCCGTCCGGTCGTCAGCGTCCGGGCCGTCGTCCGGCCCGCGGTGACCGTGGAGATCGTCCCGAGCGCGGCGGTCGCCGTCGCGCCGACGCAGCCCAGGCCGAGGCCCCGGCTGCGCCCGCAACTGAGAACGCAGGAGCATAA
- the rpsJ gene encoding 30S ribosomal protein S10 translates to MAGQKIRIRLRAYDHEVIDSSARKIVDTVTRTGAKVAGPVPLPTEKNVFCVIRSPHKYKDSREHFEMRTHKRLIDILDPTPKTVDSLMRLDLPAGVDIEIKLP, encoded by the coding sequence GTGGCTGGACAAAAGATCCGCATCAGGCTGCGGGCGTATGACCATGAGGTCATCGACAGCTCGGCGCGCAAGATCGTCGACACCGTGACTCGCACGGGTGCGAAGGTGGCCGGCCCGGTGCCGCTGCCGACGGAGAAGAACGTGTTCTGCGTTATCCGTTCGCCCCACAAGTACAAGGACAGCCGTGAGCATTTCGAGATGCGCACGCACAAGCGGCTGATCGACATCCTCGATCCGACGCCGAAGACGGTCGATTCGCTCATGCGTCTCGACCTGCCTGCCGGTGTTGACATCGAGATCAAGCTTCCGTGA
- a CDS encoding phage holin family protein gives MKFLTRLIVTAIATAAAVWLIPGIDLTAADTSDKVITLLVVALIFGVVNAIVKPVVTVVSTCLVVLTLGLFLLVINALMLLLTSWLSTQFGLGFHVDGFWPALFGSIVISIVGSLLGGLLNVDKEKSRS, from the coding sequence ATGAAGTTCCTCACCAGGCTTATCGTCACCGCCATCGCCACCGCCGCCGCCGTCTGGCTCATCCCGGGCATCGATCTCACCGCGGCCGACACGAGCGACAAGGTGATCACGCTGCTCGTGGTCGCCCTGATCTTCGGAGTCGTCAACGCCATCGTCAAGCCCGTCGTCACGGTCGTGAGCACCTGCCTCGTCGTGCTGACGCTCGGGTTGTTCCTGCTCGTGATCAACGCCCTGATGCTGCTGCTTACCTCCTGGCTCTCGACCCAGTTCGGTCTCGGCTTCCACGTCGACGGTTTCTGGCCCGCCCTGTTCGGCTCGATCGTGATCTCGATCGTCGGCTCGCTGCTCGGCGGCCTGCTGAACGTCGACAAGGAGAAGTCGCGCAGCTGA
- the rplB gene encoding 50S ribosomal protein L2, whose protein sequence is MGIRKYKPTTPGRRGSSVSDFVELTRSTPEKSLLAPKTKTGGRNNTGRITTRHIGGGHKQAYRIIDFKRYDKDGVPAKVAHIEYDPNRTARIALLHYADGEKRYIIAPNGLTQGTVISAGEGSDIKPGNNLELRQIPVGTTVHAVELRPGGGAKLGRSAGSAIQLVAREGKYATLRLPSGEMRMVDVRCRATIGTVGNAEQSNINWGKAGRNRWKGIRPTVRGVVMNPVDHPHGGGEGRTSGGRHPVSPWGKPEGRTRDKNKASNRLIVRRRKTGKKR, encoded by the coding sequence ATGGGTATCCGTAAGTACAAGCCGACTACGCCGGGCCGTCGTGGCTCGAGCGTGTCCGACTTCGTCGAGCTCACGCGCTCCACTCCGGAGAAGTCGCTGCTCGCACCGAAGACCAAGACCGGCGGTCGTAACAACACCGGCCGGATCACCACGCGCCACATCGGCGGCGGCCACAAGCAGGCCTACCGCATCATCGATTTCAAGCGCTACGACAAGGACGGCGTGCCGGCGAAGGTCGCTCACATCGAGTACGACCCCAACCGCACCGCCCGCATCGCGCTGCTGCACTACGCGGACGGCGAGAAGCGCTACATCATCGCCCCCAACGGGCTGACCCAGGGCACCGTCATCTCGGCGGGCGAGGGCTCCGACATCAAGCCGGGCAACAACCTCGAACTGCGTCAGATCCCCGTCGGCACCACGGTCCACGCCGTGGAGCTGCGTCCGGGTGGCGGTGCGAAGCTCGGCCGCTCGGCCGGGTCCGCGATCCAGCTCGTCGCCCGTGAAGGCAAGTACGCCACGCTGCGTCTGCCCTCCGGTGAGATGCGCATGGTCGACGTCCGCTGCCGCGCCACGATCGGCACGGTCGGCAACGCCGAGCAGTCGAACATCAACTGGGGCAAGGCCGGCCGTAACCGCTGGAAGGGCATCCGCCCGACCGTCCGCGGTGTCGTGATGAACCCCGTCGACCACCCGCACGGTGGTGGCGAGGGCCGCACGTCCGGTGGTCGTCACCCCGTGTCGCCGTGGGGCAAGCCCGAGGGCCGTACCCGCGACAAGAACAAGGCGAGCAACCGTCTTATCGTCCGTCGTCGCAAGACCGGCAAGAAGCGCTGA
- the rplW gene encoding 50S ribosomal protein L23 translates to MTTALKIRDHRDVILRPVVSEKSYNLLDDGKYTFVVAPDANKTEIKIAIEQIFGVKVASVNTLNRQGKRRRTRYGYGKKADTKRAIITLAEGESIDIFGGPVG, encoded by the coding sequence GTGACGACTGCGCTGAAGATCCGCGATCATCGCGACGTCATCCTGCGTCCCGTGGTGAGCGAGAAGAGCTACAACCTGCTCGACGACGGCAAGTACACCTTCGTCGTCGCTCCCGACGCCAACAAGACCGAGATCAAGATCGCCATCGAGCAGATCTTCGGGGTCAAGGTCGCGTCCGTGAACACCCTCAACCGTCAGGGCAAGCGTCGTCGTACGCGCTACGGCTACGGCAAGAAGGCCGACACCAAGCGTGCGATCATCACCCTGGCCGAGGGCGAGAGCATCGACATCTTCGGGGGTCCGGTCGGCTGA
- the rplC gene encoding 50S ribosomal protein L3: MSERIVKGILGTKLGMTQLWDENNKVVPVTVIQAGPCVVTQVRTPEVDGYNAVQLGYGAVKAKKVTKPEAGHFSKADVTPRKHLVELRTADASEFELGQELTAEVFAGGDVVDVTGTSKGKGTAGVMKRHGFKGLRASHGVHRKHRSPGSIGGCATPGRVFKGLRMAGRMGNDKVTVQNLKIHAVDAERGLLLVRGAIPGNTGSLVVVRSAAKKGDAA; the protein is encoded by the coding sequence ATGAGTGAACGAATTGTGAAGGGCATCCTGGGCACCAAGCTCGGCATGACCCAGCTCTGGGACGAGAACAACAAGGTCGTCCCTGTGACGGTCATCCAGGCCGGTCCCTGCGTCGTGACGCAGGTCCGCACCCCCGAGGTCGACGGCTACAACGCCGTGCAGCTCGGTTACGGTGCCGTGAAGGCCAAGAAGGTCACCAAGCCTGAGGCTGGTCACTTCTCCAAGGCTGACGTCACCCCCCGTAAGCACCTGGTCGAGCTCCGCACCGCTGATGCGTCGGAGTTCGAACTGGGCCAGGAGCTGACCGCCGAGGTCTTCGCCGGCGGCGACGTCGTCGACGTGACCGGCACCTCCAAGGGCAAGGGCACCGCCGGTGTCATGAAGCGCCACGGCTTCAAGGGCCTGCGCGCCTCGCACGGTGTGCACCGCAAGCACCGCTCGCCCGGCTCCATCGGTGGCTGCGCCACCCCCGGCAGGGTCTTCAAGGGCCTTCGCATGGCGGGTCGCATGGGCAATGACAAGGTCACCGTCCAGAACCTGAAGATTCACGCCGTCGACGCGGAGCGTGGCCTGCTGCTGGTGCGCGGCGCCATCCCCGGCAACACCGGTTCCCTCGTCGTCGTCCGCAGCGCAGCTAAGAAGGGTGACGCAGCATGA